One segment of Thermodesulfobacteriota bacterium DNA contains the following:
- a CDS encoding cobalamin-dependent protein (Presence of a B(12) (cobalamin)-binding domain implies dependence on cobalamin itself, in one of its several forms, or in some unusual lineages, dependence on a cobalamin-like analog.) — protein sequence MSNDQGKKNIKAVMARFSLDGHDRGLLSIMSNFKDAGIEVVFTYFSDPRELAKVVEEEDADVLGITSSMGQHFYVASTLLEALKERRINTPVIMGGVIPTRDVPQLVDMGVKKVFGPGSAPRDAIDFVSMLSKN from the coding sequence ATGAGTAATGACCAAGGCAAGAAAAATATTAAGGCTGTAATGGCTCGATTTTCCCTGGATGGGCATGACCGGGGGCTTTTATCTATTATGAGCAATTTTAAGGATGCAGGGATTGAAGTGGTTTTCACCTATTTCAGTGACCCAAGAGAGCTTGCTAAGGTGGTAGAAGAGGAAGATGCGGATGTTTTAGGTATAACCAGTTCTATGGGGCAGCACTTCTATGTTGCGTCCACTCTTTTAGAGGCATTGAAAGAGCGGAGAATAAATACACCTGTTATAATGGGAGGGGTTATACCCACAAGGGATGTGCCTCAGCTTGTAGATATGGGTGTAAAAAAGGTATTTGGACCAGGCTCTGCCCCTCGCGATGCCATCGATTTTGTTTCCATGCTTTCAAAGAATTAA